From Sphingobium sp. RAC03, a single genomic window includes:
- the argS gene encoding arginine--tRNA ligase, translating into MSLYTRFTAHLDAVLDALEAEGILPAGLNRKPVTVEPPRDPSHGDMATNAAMVLAKPAGTNPRALAEAIVTKLQALEEVDSASIAGPGFINLTLTDATWRAELAAIQTDGDDYGRSDVGQGITVNIEYVSANPTGPMHMGHCRGAVVGDALATLLEYAGHKVIREYYINDAGGQVDVLARSAHLRYREALGETIAIPEGLYPGDYLVPVGQALAAEYGDRFVDAPEGDWLVTFRTFAVAKMMDMIRDDLALLGIHHDIFSSEAELQAAGKPEQAEAWLRAQDLVYDGVLEAPKGELPDDWEPVELPLFRSTKFGDDQDRPIKKSNGSWTYFGADMAYHYQKAQSADQLIDIWGADHAGTVKRIQAAVAALTEGKARFDVKLIQMVRLLRDGEPVKMSKRAGNFVTLADVVGEVGKDVVRFTMLTRKADAQMDFDFAKVVEASKDNPVFYVQYAHARISSLGRRTQEAGIALPAADLSLLGTAELGLVKLAAQFPRVVEGAAQMREPHRIAFYLNDLASAFHGWWNMGNDDPRARVILADDPAMTAARLSLAQGIGQIIRNGLALMGVVALTEMQ; encoded by the coding sequence ATGTCCCTTTACACTCGTTTTACCGCCCATCTCGATGCCGTGCTGGACGCGCTGGAGGCTGAGGGCATTCTGCCCGCTGGCCTCAACCGCAAGCCGGTGACGGTCGAGCCACCGCGCGACCCCAGCCATGGCGACATGGCGACCAATGCGGCGATGGTGCTGGCCAAGCCCGCGGGCACCAACCCGCGCGCCTTGGCCGAGGCGATCGTTACCAAGCTGCAAGCGCTCGAAGAGGTCGACAGCGCCTCGATCGCCGGGCCGGGCTTCATCAACCTGACATTGACCGATGCGACATGGCGCGCGGAACTGGCCGCGATCCAGACCGATGGCGATGATTATGGCCGGTCCGATGTCGGGCAGGGCATCACCGTCAATATCGAATATGTCTCCGCCAACCCGACCGGCCCCATGCATATGGGCCATTGCCGGGGCGCAGTGGTGGGCGACGCGCTTGCCACCTTGCTCGAATATGCCGGGCATAAGGTGATCCGCGAATATTATATCAATGACGCAGGCGGCCAGGTCGATGTCCTCGCCCGCTCGGCGCACCTGCGCTACCGCGAAGCGCTGGGCGAAACGATCGCCATCCCCGAAGGCCTGTATCCCGGCGATTATCTGGTGCCGGTCGGGCAGGCATTGGCCGCCGAATATGGCGACCGGTTCGTGGACGCGCCGGAGGGTGACTGGCTGGTGACCTTCCGCACCTTCGCCGTGGCGAAGATGATGGACATGATCCGCGACGATCTCGCGCTGCTCGGCATCCATCACGACATCTTCTCCTCCGAGGCGGAGTTGCAGGCGGCAGGCAAGCCGGAACAGGCCGAAGCCTGGCTGCGGGCGCAGGATCTGGTCTATGATGGCGTGCTAGAAGCGCCCAAGGGCGAACTGCCCGACGATTGGGAACCGGTCGAACTGCCGCTGTTCCGCTCGACCAAGTTCGGCGACGATCAGGACCGGCCGATCAAGAAGTCGAACGGCAGCTGGACCTATTTCGGGGCCGACATGGCCTATCATTATCAGAAGGCACAGTCTGCCGACCAGTTGATCGACATTTGGGGCGCGGACCATGCCGGGACGGTCAAGCGCATCCAGGCGGCGGTCGCTGCGCTGACGGAAGGCAAGGCGCGGTTCGACGTCAAGCTCATTCAGATGGTCCGCCTGCTGCGCGATGGCGAGCCGGTGAAGATGTCCAAACGCGCGGGCAATTTCGTAACGCTCGCCGATGTCGTGGGCGAAGTGGGCAAGGATGTCGTCCGCTTCACCATGCTCACGCGCAAGGCCGATGCGCAGATGGATTTCGACTTCGCCAAGGTGGTGGAAGCCTCGAAGGACAACCCCGTCTTCTACGTCCAATATGCCCATGCGCGCATTTCCTCGCTCGGACGGCGGACGCAGGAGGCGGGGATTGCGCTGCCCGCAGCCGACCTGTCCCTTCTTGGGACGGCGGAATTGGGCCTGGTCAAGCTCGCCGCGCAATTCCCGCGCGTGGTGGAAGGGGCAGCGCAGATGCGCGAGCCGCATCGTATTGCCTTCTATCTCAATGACTTGGCGTCCGCTTTCCATGGCTGGTGGAATATGGGCAATGACGATCCGCGCGCGCGGGTGATCCTGGCCGACGATCCGGCGATGACGGCGGCACGGCTTTCCCTGGCGCAGGGAATAGGGCAGATTATCCGCAACGGCCTCGCCCTGATGGGCGTGGTCGCGCTGACCGAAATGCAGTGA
- the nagZ gene encoding beta-N-acetylhexosaminidase — translation MKPVIFGLSGPVLTPDERAFFAEAQPAGYILFKRNIVDRAQLRALTDDLRALHGRDDLLIMIDQEGGRVARMAPPVWPAFPPGAVFNRLYDVAPSSAIAAARANAHAIALTLAEVGITVDALPLLDVRQEGASDIMGDRTLGAEPMRVAALGRATLEGLAQGGVVGIVKHMPGHGRALVDSHLELPVVKADLNALETDLGPFRTLDWAPMGMTAHVVYTAWDAEQPASLSPKVIGGIIRDVIGFDGLLMSDDLDMKALDGSIAELAAGVVAAGCDLALNCWGRMDDMVAIADALPDMRAESRLRLDRAMASAPRGADQPPLEALLATRDRLLEPVAA, via the coding sequence ATGAAGCCTGTCATTTTCGGCCTGTCCGGCCCAGTCCTGACCCCTGACGAGCGCGCCTTCTTTGCCGAGGCGCAGCCCGCAGGCTATATCCTGTTCAAGCGCAACATCGTCGATCGGGCGCAGCTGCGCGCGCTGACCGACGATCTGCGCGCCTTGCATGGGCGCGACGATCTGCTGATCATGATCGATCAGGAAGGCGGTCGCGTGGCGCGGATGGCCCCGCCGGTCTGGCCAGCCTTTCCGCCCGGCGCTGTGTTCAATCGCCTCTATGATGTTGCGCCGTCGAGCGCGATTGCGGCGGCGCGGGCCAATGCCCATGCTATCGCCCTGACGCTAGCCGAGGTCGGCATCACCGTCGATGCGCTGCCGTTGCTGGATGTGCGGCAGGAGGGCGCAAGCGACATCATGGGCGACCGGACGTTGGGGGCCGAGCCGATGCGGGTAGCCGCGCTGGGCCGCGCGACGCTGGAGGGGCTGGCGCAGGGCGGTGTGGTCGGCATCGTCAAACATATGCCGGGGCATGGTCGCGCCCTGGTCGATAGCCATCTGGAACTGCCGGTGGTGAAGGCCGACCTCAATGCGCTGGAAACCGACCTTGGCCCGTTCCGCACACTGGACTGGGCACCTATGGGGATGACGGCGCATGTCGTCTATACCGCCTGGGATGCCGAACAGCCCGCCAGTCTGTCGCCCAAAGTGATCGGCGGGATCATCCGAGATGTCATCGGCTTTGACGGGCTGCTGATGTCCGATGATCTCGACATGAAGGCGCTGGATGGCAGCATCGCGGAACTGGCCGCAGGCGTCGTGGCGGCGGGGTGCGACCTCGCGCTGAACTGCTGGGGGCGGATGGACGATATGGTCGCCATCGCCGACGCCTTGCCCGATATGCGAGCGGAGTCCCGCCTACGGCTCGATCGTGCGATGGCCAGCGCCCCGCGCGGCGCGGATCAGCCGCCGCTCGAAGCGCTGCTGGCGACGCGCGACCGGCTGCTGGAACCGGTCGCGGCCTGA
- a CDS encoding SPOR domain-containing protein, whose amino-acid sequence MSDYGRGRLDFDDEDRLPWLEPAIDDSDPESLSPLRLLGLILLGLILVGAVVAGVWWVQNRNGANLAGEGQLIAAPPQDYKIAANEADARKFDGEGDASFAASEGVARDGRIDPSRVPETPMAKGTPAPTGTRPVVPVKPAQSVSAPVTDGTSNTPVAATKAASGGAMIQLGAYGSAAGAKDAWSRLSKRFAYLAPLAMTVEPAQVGGGTVYRLRASAGGQASVICGKLKVAGESCLMVN is encoded by the coding sequence ATGAGCGACTATGGGCGCGGTCGACTCGATTTCGACGATGAGGACCGGCTGCCCTGGCTGGAGCCCGCGATCGACGATAGCGACCCGGAAAGCCTTTCGCCGCTGCGTCTGCTCGGCTTGATCCTGCTCGGCCTGATCCTGGTGGGCGCGGTCGTCGCCGGTGTGTGGTGGGTGCAGAATCGCAACGGCGCTAATCTGGCTGGTGAAGGGCAACTCATCGCCGCGCCGCCGCAGGACTATAAGATCGCCGCAAACGAAGCCGATGCGCGCAAGTTCGATGGCGAGGGCGATGCCAGCTTCGCCGCAAGCGAGGGCGTGGCGCGTGACGGGCGGATCGACCCCAGCCGCGTGCCCGAAACGCCGATGGCCAAGGGCACGCCTGCGCCCACCGGCACCAGGCCGGTCGTGCCGGTCAAGCCTGCGCAAAGCGTCTCCGCGCCCGTGACCGACGGCACAAGCAACACGCCCGTTGCCGCCACCAAGGCCGCGAGCGGCGGCGCGATGATCCAACTGGGCGCCTATGGCAGCGCGGCGGGTGCCAAGGATGCCTGGAGCCGCCTGTCCAAGCGCTTCGCCTATCTCGCGCCACTCGCCATGACCGTCGAACCGGCCCAGGTCGGCGGCGGCACCGTCTATCGCCTGCGCGCCAGTGCGGGGGGGCAGGCCAGCGTGATTTGCGGCAAGCTCAAGGTAGCGGGCGAAAGCTGCCTGATGGTCAATTAG